In Rhodoferax koreense, a genomic segment contains:
- the chrA gene encoding chromate efflux transporter, translating into MDTVTPVNTTTPPPAVSFSEAFLFWLKLGFISFGGPAGQIAIMHTELVERRRWISEKRFLHALNYCMLLPGPEAQQLATYIGWLMHRTRGGIVAGALFVLPSLAILIALSWVYLRFGDVPLIAGIFYGIKPAVTALVIHAAHRIGSRALKNRWMWGIAAASFVAIFAFDVPFPALVLAAGLIGHFGAKWAPGVFALGGGHGRQQQHYGAALIYDDTPPPAHARFSRGHLLKVLGTGLLLWLAAMAALVMTRGLADTLTQMGWFFTKAALLTFGGAYAVLPYVYQGAVEQHHWLTGAQMIDGLALGETTPGPLIMVVAFVAFVGGWLHQVLGPASLLAGGALAAAVVTWFTFLPSFIFILAGGPLIEATHGKLGFTAPLSAITAAVVGVILNLAMFFAYHTFWPQGFGGHFDVVSALLAIGAAIALFRFKLGVMPLLGICAVIGIVAKT; encoded by the coding sequence GTGGACACCGTCACGCCCGTCAACACCACCACACCACCCCCGGCCGTTTCCTTTTCCGAGGCCTTTCTCTTCTGGCTCAAGCTGGGTTTCATCAGCTTCGGCGGCCCGGCCGGCCAGATCGCCATCATGCACACCGAACTCGTGGAGCGTCGGCGCTGGATCAGCGAAAAGCGTTTCCTGCACGCGCTCAACTACTGCATGCTGCTGCCCGGGCCGGAGGCCCAGCAGCTGGCCACCTACATCGGCTGGCTGATGCACCGCACGCGCGGTGGCATCGTCGCCGGGGCGTTGTTCGTGCTGCCTTCGCTGGCGATCCTGATCGCCCTGTCCTGGGTCTACCTGCGTTTCGGCGACGTGCCGCTGATCGCGGGCATCTTCTATGGCATCAAACCCGCGGTCACGGCGCTGGTGATCCACGCCGCGCACCGCATCGGCAGCCGGGCGCTGAAGAACCGGTGGATGTGGGGCATCGCGGCGGCGTCGTTCGTGGCCATCTTTGCGTTCGACGTGCCTTTTCCGGCGCTGGTGTTGGCCGCCGGTCTCATCGGGCACTTCGGCGCGAAATGGGCGCCGGGCGTGTTCGCGCTCGGCGGCGGGCATGGCCGCCAACAGCAACACTACGGCGCGGCCCTCATCTACGACGACACGCCGCCGCCCGCGCATGCACGCTTCTCGCGCGGCCACCTGCTGAAAGTGCTGGGCACCGGCCTGCTGCTGTGGCTGGCCGCGATGGCGGCCCTGGTGATGACCCGTGGGCTGGCCGACACGCTCACGCAGATGGGCTGGTTCTTCACCAAGGCCGCGCTGCTGACTTTCGGCGGCGCCTATGCGGTGCTGCCCTATGTGTACCAGGGCGCGGTGGAGCAGCACCACTGGCTCACGGGCGCGCAGATGATCGACGGCCTGGCGCTCGGCGAAACCACGCCCGGCCCGCTGATCATGGTGGTGGCCTTCGTGGCCTTCGTCGGCGGCTGGCTGCACCAGGTGCTCGGCCCGGCTTCGCTGCTCGCCGGCGGCGCGCTGGCGGCGGCGGTGGTGACCTGGTTCACGTTCTTGCCCTCGTTCATCTTCATCCTGGCCGGCGGCCCGCTCATCGAGGCCACGCACGGCAAGCTCGGCTTCACCGCGCCACTGTCGGCCATCACCGCCGCGGTGGTGGGCGTGATCCTGAACCTGGCGATGTTCTTCGCGTACCACACGTTCTGGCCGCAGGGCTTCGGCGGGCATTTCGATGTGGTGTCGGCACTTCTCGCCATCGGCGCGGCGATTGCGCTGTTCAGGTTCAAGCTCGGGGTGATGCCGCTGCTGGGCATTTGCGCCGTGATCGGAATCGTGGCCAAAACCTAG
- a CDS encoding DUF6603 domain-containing protein, with amino-acid sequence MTKPDKVFRQAYDWYRGAVTKAVAGLPAAQQAQAEQLLWQMLGLLQSDQPPPDDPDLEAFKDAGGAAESLAVAAQIVAEVLAALELVKKAVDGLQGGNPGAALAVVVPVFQQVQRLSQGVAGSRYPSAFSLGKMLLTLSGDAQVENPAAGQKAEQLARLLGAASAADIDDTQAALGWLALLVGCMIDRSFTAPSADTATAMVVGALPPLPVLPHVVLPFKAPGLPPGAGIDLAFNTSAPIGVQAQLALGFDKSQSIDGQDFVLALKASAGVTSFLPVLPPGRVQVSGDFEFGIDLSRKKEAGALVLGPFHGASLKIGEIGIGLVLKNGAPSLNFFARKGRAQLVPEDAFLKLVLGEGIALDFAIEAQADQFGKLRLKNGSGLRASLPVPTLPTGPFKLQLINLGLEPVGGSFLHLNTELSASFGVDLGPFQAAIDRLGLLVELDFSAGAPSLAFAFKPPSGIGLSLDAGIVQGGGYLYVDPARGEYAGVLELKLMAIGVKAIAILSTKTEAGFSLLLLIYGQFPAIQLSFGFTLTGVGGLIGVQHTVDTQALSRGLGNGSLDAILFPANPVGDAPKIIATLRTLFPVKKGGFVIGPMLELGWGTPSLVTVRMGLLIAPTEGAIVILGQVIVQLPPLVDAGLALLRLQLDFVGSVVLSPLAIAFDAKLRDSRVVFITLTGQFAFRARFGDQPTFLISAGGFHPRFKEVPSDIPAPFERVGAAFDIGIIGVSFKGYFAITSATVQAGSELKVWADLGVASIEGGWGFDAICYLQPRFYFEVDLRAYLEVHVFGMDFAAIRIEGSLAGPGRWRIAGRGVVELPLLPDVDIHIDEAWGTDRNTPVVTIPLAEKLAAEIGAAGNWSAQLPQGGEACVTVAKIEGVAGLLAHPLGTLVFQQKLVPLELRLAKVSGSRIAGANEYFGPALVLSQGAEAEPAGQEVQPRQDFFAAAQFLEMSEADRLAKPSFEAFDAGYALRDSDYAFGAAVAQPLQYEEADLGADEPVRRKLRHRGLASYLEGTQGPMLQFGAAGRSRLRDKALAQPALKAPLAVKPAPVTVADKSSLAPVTAAGVQHSVWQAAQGLAGMTNVAGQQLQVVELAELG; translated from the coding sequence ATGACCAAACCCGACAAGGTCTTCAGGCAGGCCTACGACTGGTACCGTGGCGCGGTGACCAAGGCCGTGGCCGGCCTGCCCGCGGCGCAGCAGGCGCAGGCCGAACAGTTGCTCTGGCAGATGCTGGGCTTGTTGCAGTCCGACCAGCCGCCACCCGACGACCCCGACCTCGAAGCCTTCAAGGACGCGGGTGGCGCGGCCGAATCGCTGGCCGTGGCCGCGCAGATCGTGGCCGAGGTGCTGGCCGCACTCGAACTCGTGAAAAAGGCCGTGGACGGCCTGCAGGGCGGCAACCCGGGTGCCGCGCTGGCGGTGGTGGTGCCGGTGTTCCAGCAGGTGCAGCGGCTGAGCCAGGGCGTCGCCGGCAGCCGTTACCCCAGCGCCTTCAGCCTTGGCAAGATGCTGCTCACGCTGAGTGGTGATGCCCAGGTGGAGAACCCGGCCGCGGGCCAAAAGGCCGAGCAGCTCGCGCGGTTGCTCGGCGCGGCCAGCGCGGCCGACATCGACGACACCCAGGCGGCGCTCGGCTGGCTCGCGCTGCTGGTGGGCTGCATGATCGACCGCTCCTTCACCGCGCCTTCGGCCGACACCGCCACGGCGATGGTGGTCGGCGCATTGCCGCCGTTGCCTGTGTTGCCCCATGTCGTGTTGCCGTTCAAGGCGCCTGGCCTGCCGCCGGGCGCGGGCATCGACCTGGCGTTCAACACCAGCGCACCGATCGGCGTGCAGGCGCAGCTCGCACTCGGCTTCGACAAGAGTCAGTCGATCGACGGCCAGGATTTCGTGCTTGCGCTCAAGGCCAGCGCCGGTGTCACCAGCTTCCTGCCGGTGCTGCCACCCGGGCGGGTGCAGGTCAGCGGCGACTTCGAGTTCGGCATCGACCTCTCGCGCAAGAAGGAGGCCGGTGCACTCGTGCTCGGCCCCTTCCATGGTGCGAGCCTGAAGATCGGCGAGATCGGCATCGGCCTGGTGCTGAAGAACGGCGCGCCGAGCCTGAACTTCTTCGCGCGCAAGGGCCGGGCCCAGCTCGTACCCGAAGACGCGTTCCTGAAGCTCGTGCTCGGCGAAGGCATCGCGCTCGACTTTGCCATCGAGGCCCAGGCCGACCAGTTCGGCAAGCTGCGTCTGAAGAACGGCTCAGGCCTGCGTGCCAGCCTGCCCGTGCCCACGCTGCCCACGGGGCCGTTCAAGCTGCAGCTCATCAATCTCGGCCTCGAGCCGGTGGGCGGCAGCTTCCTGCACCTCAACACCGAACTCTCGGCCTCGTTCGGCGTGGACCTGGGGCCGTTCCAGGCGGCGATCGACCGGCTCGGTCTGCTGGTCGAACTGGACTTCAGCGCGGGTGCGCCATCACTGGCCTTCGCGTTCAAGCCGCCCAGCGGCATCGGCCTGAGCCTGGACGCGGGCATCGTCCAGGGCGGCGGCTACCTGTACGTGGACCCGGCGCGCGGCGAATACGCGGGCGTGCTCGAACTGAAGCTCATGGCCATCGGCGTCAAGGCCATCGCCATCCTCAGCACCAAGACCGAGGCCGGCTTCTCGCTGCTGCTGCTGATCTACGGCCAGTTCCCGGCCATCCAGCTGTCGTTCGGCTTCACGCTCACCGGTGTCGGCGGTCTCATCGGCGTGCAGCACACGGTGGACACGCAGGCCTTGTCGCGGGGCCTGGGCAACGGCTCGCTCGACGCCATCCTGTTCCCGGCGAATCCGGTGGGCGATGCGCCGAAGATCATTGCCACGCTGCGCACGCTGTTCCCGGTGAAGAAGGGCGGCTTCGTCATCGGCCCGATGCTGGAGCTCGGCTGGGGCACGCCGAGCCTGGTCACGGTGCGCATGGGGCTGTTGATCGCGCCCACCGAAGGCGCGATCGTGATCCTGGGCCAGGTCATCGTGCAGCTGCCGCCGCTGGTCGACGCCGGCCTGGCGCTGCTGCGGCTGCAGCTCGACTTCGTGGGCTCGGTGGTGCTGAGTCCGCTGGCCATCGCCTTCGACGCCAAGCTGCGCGATTCGCGCGTGGTGTTCATCACGCTGACCGGGCAGTTCGCGTTCCGCGCGCGCTTCGGCGACCAGCCGACCTTCCTCATCAGCGCCGGCGGCTTCCACCCGCGCTTCAAGGAAGTGCCGTCCGACATTCCTGCGCCTTTCGAGCGCGTGGGCGCGGCCTTCGACATCGGCATCATCGGCGTATCGTTCAAGGGTTACTTCGCCATCACCTCGGCCACCGTGCAGGCCGGCTCGGAACTCAAGGTCTGGGCCGACCTCGGCGTGGCCAGCATCGAGGGCGGCTGGGGCTTCGACGCCATCTGCTACCTGCAGCCGCGTTTCTACTTCGAAGTCGACCTGCGCGCCTACCTTGAGGTGCATGTGTTCGGCATGGACTTCGCAGCGATCCGCATCGAAGGCTCGCTCGCCGGCCCGGGCCGCTGGCGCATTGCTGGCCGCGGCGTGGTGGAGCTGCCGCTGCTGCCCGACGTGGACATCCACATCGACGAAGCCTGGGGCACGGACCGCAACACGCCCGTCGTCACCATTCCGTTGGCGGAAAAGCTGGCGGCCGAGATCGGTGCCGCCGGCAACTGGAGCGCGCAACTGCCGCAGGGCGGCGAGGCCTGCGTCACGGTGGCGAAGATCGAGGGCGTGGCCGGCCTGCTGGCGCATCCGCTGGGCACGCTGGTGTTCCAGCAGAAGCTGGTACCGCTCGAGCTGCGGCTGGCCAAGGTCAGCGGCAGCCGGATCGCGGGCGCGAACGAATACTTCGGGCCGGCGCTGGTGTTGTCCCAGGGCGCGGAGGCCGAGCCTGCAGGGCAGGAGGTGCAGCCGCGGCAGGACTTCTTTGCCGCGGCGCAGTTCCTGGAGATGTCGGAGGCGGACCGTCTGGCCAAGCCTTCGTTCGAGGCCTTCGACGCGGGTTATGCGCTGCGCGACAGCGACTACGCATTCGGTGCCGCCGTAGCCCAGCCGCTGCAGTACGAGGAGGCCGATCTCGGTGCCGACGAACCCGTGCGGCGCAAGCTGCGCCACCGCGGCCTGGCGAGCTACCTGGAAGGCACCCAGGGCCCCATGCTGCAGTTCGGCGCGGCCGGCCGCTCCAGGCTGCGCGACAAGGCGCTGGCGCAACCAGCGCTCAAGGCGCCGCTGGCGGTGAAACCGGCGCCGGTCACGGTGGCCGACAAGAGCAGCCTCGCGCCGGTGACGGCTGCCGGCGTGCAGCACAGCGTGTGGCAGGCGGCGCAGGGCCTTGCCGGCATGACCAACGTCGCCGGTCAACAACTGCAAGTGGTCGAGCTGGCCGAACTCGGCTGA
- a CDS encoding tRNA dihydrouridine synthase gives MLSPPDAALPPKGLLLAPMEGLLDFVLRDILTRVGGIDRCVSEFIRVTNTLLPDRVFTRVIPELEHGGRTFAGVPVRAQLLGSDPGWLAENAARLARLGPAGIDLNFGCPAKVVNRHGGGAALLDEPELVARIVAAVRRAVPAGMPVSAKMRLGFNDGSRAVECALAMAGNGAEELVVHARTKADGYRPPAYWERIREIRAAVAVPVVANGEIWTVDDALRCRAASGSSQLMIGRGMVADPGLALAIRRHDDLGLAPAEPVVAWPGLLPLVRDFWRLVCARLEPKQRAGRLKQWLNFLRRRYPEAEAAYLALRTETDEARIGAWLATGAQ, from the coding sequence ATGCTTTCTCCCCCGGACGCCGCACTGCCGCCGAAAGGTCTTTTGCTGGCCCCGATGGAGGGCCTGCTCGACTTCGTGCTGCGCGACATCCTGACGCGGGTCGGTGGCATCGACCGCTGCGTGTCGGAGTTCATCCGCGTCACCAACACGCTGCTGCCCGACCGCGTGTTCACACGGGTCATCCCCGAGCTCGAACATGGCGGCCGCACCTTCGCGGGCGTGCCGGTGCGCGCGCAACTGCTCGGCTCCGATCCCGGTTGGCTGGCGGAGAACGCGGCGCGCCTGGCCCGGCTCGGGCCGGCCGGCATCGACCTCAATTTCGGCTGCCCGGCCAAGGTGGTGAACCGCCACGGCGGCGGCGCGGCCTTGCTCGACGAGCCCGAACTCGTGGCGCGCATCGTCGCCGCGGTGCGCCGCGCCGTGCCCGCCGGCATGCCGGTGTCGGCCAAGATGCGGCTCGGCTTCAACGACGGCAGCCGGGCCGTGGAATGCGCGCTGGCCATGGCCGGCAACGGCGCCGAGGAGTTGGTGGTGCATGCGCGCACCAAGGCCGACGGCTACCGCCCGCCCGCCTATTGGGAGCGCATCCGCGAGATCCGCGCCGCCGTGGCGGTGCCGGTGGTGGCCAATGGCGAGATCTGGACGGTGGACGACGCGCTGCGGTGCCGCGCCGCATCGGGCAGCAGCCAGTTGATGATCGGCCGCGGCATGGTGGCCGACCCGGGGCTGGCCCTGGCGATCCGGCGGCACGACGACCTCGGCCTGGCGCCTGCGGAGCCCGTCGTCGCCTGGCCCGGCCTGCTGCCACTCGTCCGTGATTTCTGGCGACTGGTGTGCGCGCGGCTCGAGCCCAAACAACGCGCGGGCCGGCTCAAGCAGTGGCTCAATTTCCTGCGTCGGCGTTATCCGGAGGCCGAAGCGGCCTATCTCGCACTGCGCACCGAGACCGACGAGGCACGCATCGGCGCCTGGCTTGCCACAGGCGCTCAGTAA
- a CDS encoding DUF1993 domain-containing protein has protein sequence MTISMYAASVPVFKQMLGGLSAVLRKAEAHAAERKIDPNALLQARLYPDMFPLLRQVQVAADFAKSVSARLAGVDVPRMEDSELTFADLQARIAKTLAFIGGLAAADIDVASDRQVMTQAGTPKEKIFTGQSYLLNYGLPHFFFHVTTAYDILRHNGVEIGKKDYVGTY, from the coding sequence ATGACCATTTCCATGTACGCCGCTTCGGTGCCCGTTTTCAAACAGATGCTGGGCGGTTTGAGCGCCGTGCTGCGCAAGGCCGAAGCCCACGCCGCCGAACGCAAGATCGATCCGAATGCGCTGCTGCAGGCCCGGCTCTACCCCGACATGTTCCCGCTGCTGCGACAGGTGCAGGTGGCGGCCGATTTCGCCAAGAGCGTGTCGGCCCGTCTGGCCGGTGTCGACGTGCCGAGGATGGAAGACAGCGAGCTCACGTTCGCCGACCTGCAGGCACGCATCGCCAAGACCCTGGCCTTCATCGGCGGCCTCGCCGCGGCCGACATCGACGTCGCCAGCGACCGTCAGGTCATGACCCAGGCCGGCACGCCGAAGGAAAAGATCTTCACCGGCCAGTCCTACCTGCTGAACTATGGCCTGCCGCATTTCTTCTTCCATGTGACCACGGCCTACGACATCCTGCGCCACAACGGCGTGGAAATCGGCAAGAAGGACTACGTGGGCACTTACTGA
- a CDS encoding fasciclin domain-containing protein, whose amino-acid sequence MISIKTPKFASITAAIVLAAASTAAMAQVMVGGAPMLASKDIIDNAVNSKDHTTLVAAVKAAGLVETLKSPGPFTVFAPTNAAFAALPAGTVDTLLKPENKKMLTTILTYHVVAGKFDAAAISKMIMDGKGMATIKTVSGGTLTAKASGSTVMLTDEKGGTANVTIADVYQSNGVIHVIDKVLLPK is encoded by the coding sequence ATGATCTCGATCAAGACCCCGAAATTCGCCTCGATCACCGCCGCCATCGTATTGGCAGCCGCGTCCACCGCTGCTATGGCACAGGTGATGGTCGGCGGTGCACCGATGCTGGCTTCCAAGGACATCATCGACAACGCCGTCAACTCCAAGGACCACACCACCCTGGTCGCCGCCGTCAAGGCCGCTGGCCTGGTGGAGACGCTCAAGAGCCCAGGACCGTTCACCGTGTTCGCGCCGACCAATGCCGCCTTCGCAGCGCTGCCGGCGGGCACGGTCGATACCTTGCTCAAGCCCGAAAACAAGAAGATGCTGACCACCATCCTCACCTACCACGTGGTAGCGGGCAAGTTCGATGCAGCGGCAATCAGCAAGATGATCATGGACGGCAAAGGCATGGCCACCATCAAGACCGTGAGCGGCGGTACGCTGACGGCCAAGGCCTCGGGTTCGACGGTGATGCTGACCGATGAAAAGGGTGGCACGGCCAACGTCACCATCGCCGACGTCTACCAGTCCAACGGCGTGATCCACGTCATCGACAAGGTGCTGCTGCCGAAATAA
- a CDS encoding anti-sigma factor family protein, with product MDRPGSPPNAVAQDDLHRLVDGRCNAAEAAAIEARLIDDPAAAATRAAWQSQRGLLRGLYPQLRSEPVPQTLLDAVQRAQAARRQVDQWWRWGGLAAGVLLAFGLGWFSRGLAPAAARPGQVLVQAGGAGRFAHQAVVAHAVYAPEVRHPVEVAAAQQEHLVQWLSKRLGRPLKLPQLSAQGYELVGGRLLPGDTGARAQFMYQNAANERITLYLGAINTPGSAAPSAMAKETAFSFVSDGPVPGFYWVDQGFGYALAGPLPREALLQLAQTVYQQLEPASAVAK from the coding sequence ATGGACCGCCCCGGATCACCGCCGAATGCCGTGGCGCAGGACGACCTGCACCGGCTGGTCGATGGCCGATGCAACGCCGCGGAAGCGGCCGCCATCGAGGCGCGGCTGATCGACGATCCGGCGGCGGCCGCCACCCGTGCGGCCTGGCAGTCGCAACGCGGCCTGCTGCGCGGGCTGTATCCGCAACTGCGCAGCGAGCCCGTGCCACAGACCCTGCTCGACGCCGTGCAGCGCGCGCAGGCGGCGCGGCGCCAGGTCGACCAATGGTGGCGTTGGGGCGGCCTGGCCGCGGGCGTGCTGCTCGCCTTCGGCCTGGGGTGGTTCTCGCGCGGCCTGGCGCCGGCTGCCGCGCGGCCCGGCCAGGTGCTTGTGCAGGCCGGTGGTGCGGGCCGTTTTGCGCACCAGGCCGTGGTGGCGCATGCGGTCTACGCACCCGAGGTGCGGCATCCCGTGGAAGTGGCCGCGGCCCAGCAGGAACACCTGGTGCAGTGGTTGTCCAAGCGCCTGGGCCGCCCGCTGAAGCTGCCGCAGCTCAGCGCCCAGGGTTATGAACTCGTCGGCGGTCGCTTGCTGCCCGGCGACACGGGAGCCCGTGCGCAATTCATGTACCAGAACGCTGCCAACGAACGCATCACGCTTTACCTCGGTGCGATCAATACGCCGGGCTCGGCGGCGCCATCTGCGATGGCCAAGGAAACCGCTTTCAGTTTCGTGAGCGACGGCCCGGTGCCCGGCTTCTATTGGGTCGACCAGGGTTTCGGTTATGCGCTGGCCGGGCCGCTGCCACGTGAAGCCTTGCTGCAGCTCGCGCAGACGGTGTATCAGCAACTCGAGCCGGCGTCGGCCGTGGCGAAGTAA
- the alkB gene encoding DNA oxidative demethylase AlkB → MTLDLFPGEPAPAIEAIGAEACVLRGFALPEVALLLAGIEALQAEAGWRNMETPSGFTMSVAMSNFGPLGWVTNRRGYSYTEIDPLSGRPWPALPASFARLATEAAAAAGFVGFRPDACLVNRYLPGSRLSLHQDRNERDYGAPIVSVSLGMPAVFLFGGLARSDRAARIPLVHGDVVVWGGVDRLRFHGVLPMKDQPHPLLGSQRINLTFRKAGS, encoded by the coding sequence ATGACGCTCGATCTTTTTCCAGGCGAACCGGCCCCGGCTATCGAGGCCATCGGCGCCGAGGCCTGCGTGTTGCGCGGCTTCGCCTTGCCGGAGGTCGCGCTGTTGCTGGCTGGTATCGAAGCCCTGCAGGCCGAGGCCGGTTGGCGGAACATGGAAACGCCGAGCGGCTTCACCATGTCGGTGGCCATGTCCAACTTCGGCCCCTTGGGCTGGGTCACGAACCGGCGCGGCTACAGCTATACCGAGATCGACCCGCTGAGCGGTCGGCCCTGGCCTGCGCTGCCCGCGTCGTTCGCGCGGCTGGCCACTGAAGCCGCAGCGGCTGCCGGCTTCGTGGGCTTCCGGCCCGATGCTTGCCTGGTGAACCGTTACCTGCCGGGCAGCAGGCTTTCATTGCACCAGGACCGCAACGAGCGGGACTACGGCGCACCCATCGTTTCGGTCTCGCTGGGCATGCCCGCGGTGTTCCTGTTCGGCGGCCTGGCGCGCAGCGACCGCGCCGCGCGCATCCCGCTGGTCCATGGCGACGTGGTGGTCTGGGGCGGCGTGGACCGGCTGCGTTTCCATGGCGTGTTGCCGATGAAGGACCAGCCGCATCCGCTGCTCGGCAGCCAGCGCATCAACCTCACGTTCCGCAAGGCGGGTTCGTAG